The following proteins come from a genomic window of Meriones unguiculatus strain TT.TT164.6M chromosome 13 unlocalized genomic scaffold, Bangor_MerUng_6.1 Chr13_unordered_Scaffold_34, whole genome shotgun sequence:
- the LOC132650840 gene encoding zinc finger protein 514-like — protein GEKPYECNECGKAFAENSTLLNHKRTHTGEKPYECTQCCKAFAQNSHLISHKRIHTGEKPYECNECGKAFAENSNLIRHKRTHTGEKP, from the coding sequence ggagagaaaccttatgaatgtaatgagtgtggtaaagcctttgcagaaaacagtactctcttaaaccacaaaagaacacacactggagagaaaccttatgaatgtacccagtgttgtaaagcctttgcacaaaacagtcatctcataagccataaaagaatacacactggagagaaaccttatgaatgtaatgagtgtggtaaagcctttgcagaaaacagtaatctcatacggcataaaagaacacacactggagagaaacct